From the genome of Arthrobacter russicus:
CCCTGCTCGCTGCCTGGAAGTCCGACGACATCGAATTGGCGATGCGCGCCTTGGAGCGGGTGGAAATCGTCTCCAAAGCCTACGAAAAGGCGTCCAGCCTCTCCGGTGGCCAGCAGCAACGGGTGGCGATCGCGCGCACCTTGGCGCAGAAACCGCAAGTCATCCTCGCCGATGAACCCGTGGCTTCACTCGATCCGCCCACCTCGCACGTGGTGATGCGGGACTTGCAACGGATCAATGCCGAGCTCGGCATCACGGTAGTGGTCAACCTGCACTTTTTGGATCTGGCGCGTCGCTACAGCGACCGGCTGATCGGCTTGCGGGCCGGCGAAATCGTCTTCGACGGTTCCGGAGCGGAGGCCGATGAAGCGGTGTTCGAGAACATTTACGGCCGCTCGCTCACCGCCGAAGACGTGCTTGAAGCAAAGCCCGAATTATGAGCACCGCATTGCGTTCGGAAACGGCGGCCGCCGGACGGCCGGCGAAACCCCGGCACGCCGGCCAGGCTGTGCTCGTGCTCGCCGTCCTGGGGCTGCTGACCGCCTGGGCGGCTTGGGGCGTCGGCGTGGACCTGCCTAAGGTCTTCGCCAACGCCGGCAATGCCTGGGGCAACCTGGTGCAGTTGGGCCAACCGGATTACGGCTTCATCCCGAAGACTTTCCCGGCGCTGCTGGAAACTTTGAACATGGCGGTCATCGCCACTGCGCTGGGCGCGGCAGTAGCGCTGCCCTTGAGCTTCCTGGCCTCCCGGGCCACCAACCCGAACCGTCCGCTGCTGATCGCGGTGCGCACGGTCCTGAACCTGATCCGCTCGGTACCGGACATCCTGTACGCAGCGGTTCTGGTCGCCGTCGTCGGCGTCGGCGCGCTCTCCGGCATCATGACGCTGTTCTTGTTCAACATCGGGATCATCGCGAAGCTGGTCTCCGAAGCGCTCGACGGCGAAGACCTCGGCGCGCAGGAGGCCGCCCTGGCCGCCGGTGCCAGCTGGTTCAAGGCGGACCGGGCCGCGATGCTGCCGCAAATCATGCCGACCTTCACCTCGCAGACCCTGTACACCTTCGAAATCAACATCCGGGCCTCCGCGGTGATCGGTTTGGTCGGTGCCGGCGGGCTGGGCGTGCTGATCGACAATGTGCGCAGCTTTTTCCGCTATCACGAGCTGTCCTTGATCATTCTCGAAATCCTGGTCATGGTGTTGGTCTTGGAATCCCTCTCGGCCTGGTTGCGGAAGAGGTTGGTCTAGTGGCGCCGACTCCCCCGGCGGCCACGCAACGGCCGGCAAAGCCCGGGCACCCGGGCCGGACCATCGCCTGGGCGGTGATTTCGCTGCTGGTGGTCGCCGCTTTCTGGAGCGCCAAGATCAATTGGTCCGCACTGTCCGACTTCCCTACGGAGACCGGCAAATACCTGGGCCTGCTGTTCCTGCCGCCGGATTGGTCGAAACTCGGCGAAGCGTTGTCCGCGATGCTGCTCTCGGTGCAAATGGCCTGGATCGGCACGCTGATCGGCATCGTGGTTTCGTTCCCCCTGGGCTTCCTGGCCACCGCCGGGATCTCCGCCGGTTGGCTCGCTTGGCCGCTGCGCGGCCTGTTCGCCTTGATCCGGGCGGTTCCGGAGGTGGTGATCGCGATCCTGATCCTTTCGGTCACCGGGCTCACCCCGTTCACCGGCGCCCTCGCCTTGGGCATCGGCTCGATCGGCACCCTCGGCAAATGGGGGTACGAATCGTTCGAAGCCGTGGACCAGGGGCCGCTCGAGGCGGTCCGTTCGGCCGGCGGCTCACGGCTCGATCTGATGCGCTGGGGAATCTGGCCCTCCGTCCAGGCCGAGGTGTTCTCGTTCTGGCTCTACCGGTTCGAAATCAATGTCCGGGCTTCGGCGATCCTGGGCCTGATCGGGGCCGGCGGCATCGGCAAGATGCTGCAGGACAACGTCCAGTTCCGCAACTGGGACGCCGTCGGCATGCTGCTCATCGTGGTCATCGTGGTCACCATCGTGATCGACCAGCTTTCCGGCCTGCTCCGGCAACGGATCGTGCACGGCCGCTGGTCCGGCAACCGGGCCGCACGGCGCACCGGTGACCCCGGAAAGCCGGAAATGTCGGAGCCAGCAGGCAGGATGGCACTATGAGCACTTCGAACAGCTACGGAACCTTGAGCATCCTGCACCTCTCGGACACCCACTTGCTCGCGCAGGGCCTGCATTCGAAGTCCGTGGACACCCGGCAGACCCTGCTGGAGGCGCTGCGCAGCTTGCTCCCGTTGGAAGAGTTGGACTTGTTGGTGATTTCCGGCGACGTCTCCGACGACGGTACCCCGGAGTCCTACCGGAGCGTGCGCGAGCTCGCCGAAGATTACGCGCACCGGCGCGACGCCCTGGTGCTGTACGCGATCGGGAACCACGACGCCCGGCCCGGTTTCTGGGCTGTGCTCGGCAATGGGCACCCCGGTTCCCCGGCCGAGCCCGACGGCGGCCAGCTGCCGGTCTACGGCAGCACCCTGCTCGGCGGATTCCGGATCGTGAGCTTGGACTCCTCGGTTCCGGGACGCACCCACGGCTACCTCGACCCGGGCCAGCTGGATTGGCTCACCGGGGAGCTTTCGACGCCCAGTGAGTCCGGTACTGTCCTGGTGCTGCACCACCCACCGGTCGAGCCGGTGACCCCGTTGCACGACGGGATCGAATTGCAAAACCCCGAAGCCCTGGTCGACGCACTGCAAGGCAGCGACGTCCGGCTGATCCTCTCCGGGCACTACCACCACGCCCTGGGCGACACGCTGCTGGTCGGCGACCGGGCGATCCCGGTGCTGGTGGCGCCCGGTGTGGTCAATCTCAATGACGTGCTCGCTGCAGAGGGCCACGAACGCGCGCTCCGGGCCAGCGGCGCGCAATTCGTCACGGTATTCCGTGCCGATCCCGCAGCAGCAGCCGCCCGAGTGCGCTCCCTGCCGTTGAACCTGGGCCGGGCCGAGCCGCTCTTCGATTTGCCGCCCGAAGAAGTCGCCGCAATCTCGGCCAGGATCTCCGCCCGACCGGATGAATCCGGCAATGGCTGAGCCGGGCCGGTCTGCCGAAACCGACCAGCCAATCGGGCCTGCCTCGGAGCAGGGTAAGGTCGGCCATGCCCCGGGAAAGGTCCTGGCGACTATCCGTTCGCTCTTGCCTTCGCTGCTGCCTGCCGAGCAGGCAGTTGCCTCGGTCCTGTTGGAACGGGCCGCCCAAGTGGTGGAACTGTCTTCGCAACAAGTCGCCGAACTCTCCGGTGCGTCCCGGGCGACGGTAGTGCGCACCTGTCAGAGCCTGGGCTTCACCGGTTACCAGCAATTGCGGGTTCTGGTCGCTCGGGACGCAGGCTACCCCGGTACCGAAGTCGCCGCCGGGACACCGGCCGGGAGCCGCGGTTCCGGCCCCGGCCAGGCGCAGGTCGCGGGAGCTGCGGCCATTGTGGCCGCCTCGTTCGCCCAGGTGCGTTCCGCCGTCGACGCGATGACTGCGCTGCTGCACGGGCCCGACGTCGAACGCGCCGTCCAGGTGCTGCGGAGCGCTAACCGCGTCGTCGTCTCCGGCAATGGCCTGTCCGCGGCGCTTGCCATGGACACTGCGGCCCGGTTGAGCGCGATTGGCCGGCCCGCCGAGTTCCAGGCCGACGCGATCGGGCAGCAAATCACCGCCCGGCTGCTCGGTTCCGCGGATGCCTTGCTCTTGATCAGTGGCAGCGGAGCCAATTCGGCGAGTTTCAAGGTGGCCCAAGCCGCGCGGAACGCGGGCGCCGAGGTCATCGTGGTCACTGCCTTCGCCCGGTCGCCGTTGACCTCGCTCGGAACCGTGAATCTGATCGTCGGCATGCCGGATCTGAGCTTCCAGGACGAAGTCACGGTCACCACCAGGATTCCGCAAACGATCCTGGCCGAAGGTCTGATCGCTGCGCTCACCGCCGAGTTGGGACCAGTCGCGGCCCGGGCCAAAGCAGCCGGCCTGGAAGTCATCGGCGACAACCTCGCCGAATGAGCGTCTCAGCCGGAACGGGGGCTAGCCTTGGACCATGGCGCACAGCGAGTTGAACGCGGCACAAGTGGCCGATTGGCGGATGCAGACCTTCGAACTCTATGCCGCGGTCCGTTCGATCGCCGAGACCGACGCGGCGGCGGCGCACCGGCACTGGGTCCGGCAACGGAACGAATTGTTCCGCAGCCATCCGGCCTCTGCCCTGTCGGCACAAGCCAAAGCGGCATTCACCGGGCTGCCGGTCGGCGGCTATGACCCGGATTACCGGTTCCAGCTGGAAGTCCTCGAGCACGGTGCCGGAGAATCCCGGACCGTGCAGACCGGCACCGACGGCGAAGTCCACTTCGAGCGCTTGGGCACCGTGGCGGCCGAGGGACTGGGCACGCTCGGACTCTGGCGGCACTGCGGCTACGGCGGTGGCGTCTTCCTTCCTTTCCGCGATGATTCGTCCGGACTGCTCGGCGGAAGCTATGGTGCCGGCCGATATCTGCTCGACACCATCAAGGGCGCCCACCTGGGTGCCGCGGGCAGCACCTGGGTCATCGATTTCAACTTCGCCTACAACCCGTCCTGCGCTTACAACGAAACCTGGGCCTGCCCGCTGCCGGGCCCCGAAAACCGGCTGACCTCGCTCATCCCGGTGGGCGAACTCTATGCGCCGGAACTGGCGGCGGCCTCCGGCACCGGCTGATTCACAGTCGGCGACCCGGCAGCATTTGGCCAGGACAAGGGAACCTGTCAGAGTTTAAGTACTATGGCTAGCGACATCGCAGACCCGGCTGCTGCGGCACGGCCCGTCGGAGGGCTCCTTTCCGACTCGAGCACACCCGAAGCACCGCAACCCAGAACCAGCCTGCGCCAGCAGATCGGCGGCTTCCTGATCGTCGGCGCGATCTGCACCGCCGCTTCCTTGGCGATTTTCACCGCATTGCGGCCGCTTGCCGGAACCCAGTGGGCCAATCTGATCGCCCTAGTGCTCACCTCGGTACTGAACACCGAACTCAACCGGAGGCACAGCTGGTCGATCCGCGACCGCCGGCATTGGTTCGCAGATCAGAGCAAGGGCCTCTGGGTGATGTTCCTGGCTTTGCTGCTGACCTCTTCGAGCCTGCTCCTGCTGCACACGGTCAACCCCCGCTCCACGGTGATGGACGAGGTCTTGACCATCACCGCAGCCAATGTGCTGGCCGCCCTCACCCGTTTTCTGCTACTGCGCTACTGGATCTTCCGCCGGGTCCGCCGCTGAGCGGTTCAGCCCAAAGCCTCGGCTGCAGCCGGCTTCCGCCGCACAGTCACCCGTCCACCACGCCTGGGCACTAGGGCGATCCCCCGGTTGTAAGTCTTCTCGGCAGCCTCGGTACTGACCGTGATCTCGAAATTCCGCAGGATCTCGCGGAGCACCAAATCCATCTCCATCATCGCGAACCCTTCGCCGATGCATCGCCGGACCCCGCCGCCGAACGGAGTCCACTTGGTCGATTCCGGGGCTTTCCTGGCCAGGAAACGGTCGGGGTCGAATTCTTCCGGACGCTCGTAATTCCGCTCGTCCCGATGCAGATTCGTGGTCGAGACCACGATGTTGGTCCCCCGCGGCAGTACCCAATCGCCCAGTGCAAACGGCGTCATCACCCGGCGGAAGAAGGCCGGAATGATCGGCCGCACCCGCTGCAGTTCCAAGATCGTGGCCATGCGGAGCGTGGATTCCTCGCCCTCCGCCTCCTCGACCAGGCGCGCCAGCAATTCCGGGTGCCGTTGCAACCGCTCGATCATCCAGGCCAGCGACGATGCAGTGGTTTCATGGCC
Proteins encoded in this window:
- a CDS encoding metallophosphoesterase, whose protein sequence is MSTSNSYGTLSILHLSDTHLLAQGLHSKSVDTRQTLLEALRSLLPLEELDLLVISGDVSDDGTPESYRSVRELAEDYAHRRDALVLYAIGNHDARPGFWAVLGNGHPGSPAEPDGGQLPVYGSTLLGGFRIVSLDSSVPGRTHGYLDPGQLDWLTGELSTPSESGTVLVLHHPPVEPVTPLHDGIELQNPEALVDALQGSDVRLILSGHYHHALGDTLLVGDRAIPVLVAPGVVNLNDVLAAEGHERALRASGAQFVTVFRADPAAAAARVRSLPLNLGRAEPLFDLPPEEVAAISARISARPDESGNG
- a CDS encoding DUF1684 domain-containing protein, with the translated sequence MAHSELNAAQVADWRMQTFELYAAVRSIAETDAAAAHRHWVRQRNELFRSHPASALSAQAKAAFTGLPVGGYDPDYRFQLEVLEHGAGESRTVQTGTDGEVHFERLGTVAAEGLGTLGLWRHCGYGGGVFLPFRDDSSGLLGGSYGAGRYLLDTIKGAHLGAAGSTWVIDFNFAYNPSCAYNETWACPLPGPENRLTSLIPVGELYAPELAAASGTG
- the phnE gene encoding phosphonate ABC transporter, permease protein PhnE, which gives rise to MAPTPPAATQRPAKPGHPGRTIAWAVISLLVVAAFWSAKINWSALSDFPTETGKYLGLLFLPPDWSKLGEALSAMLLSVQMAWIGTLIGIVVSFPLGFLATAGISAGWLAWPLRGLFALIRAVPEVVIAILILSVTGLTPFTGALALGIGSIGTLGKWGYESFEAVDQGPLEAVRSAGGSRLDLMRWGIWPSVQAEVFSFWLYRFEINVRASAILGLIGAGGIGKMLQDNVQFRNWDAVGMLLIVVIVVTIVIDQLSGLLRQRIVHGRWSGNRAARRTGDPGKPEMSEPAGRMAL
- a CDS encoding GtrA family protein: MASDIADPAAAARPVGGLLSDSSTPEAPQPRTSLRQQIGGFLIVGAICTAASLAIFTALRPLAGTQWANLIALVLTSVLNTELNRRHSWSIRDRRHWFADQSKGLWVMFLALLLTSSSLLLLHTVNPRSTVMDEVLTITAANVLAALTRFLLLRYWIFRRVRR
- a CDS encoding MurR/RpiR family transcriptional regulator, which produces MAEPGRSAETDQPIGPASEQGKVGHAPGKVLATIRSLLPSLLPAEQAVASVLLERAAQVVELSSQQVAELSGASRATVVRTCQSLGFTGYQQLRVLVARDAGYPGTEVAAGTPAGSRGSGPGQAQVAGAAAIVAASFAQVRSAVDAMTALLHGPDVERAVQVLRSANRVVVSGNGLSAALAMDTAARLSAIGRPAEFQADAIGQQITARLLGSADALLLISGSGANSASFKVAQAARNAGAEVIVVTAFARSPLTSLGTVNLIVGMPDLSFQDEVTVTTRIPQTILAEGLIAALTAELGPVAARAKAAGLEVIGDNLAE
- the phnE gene encoding phosphonate ABC transporter, permease protein PhnE, with amino-acid sequence MSTALRSETAAAGRPAKPRHAGQAVLVLAVLGLLTAWAAWGVGVDLPKVFANAGNAWGNLVQLGQPDYGFIPKTFPALLETLNMAVIATALGAAVALPLSFLASRATNPNRPLLIAVRTVLNLIRSVPDILYAAVLVAVVGVGALSGIMTLFLFNIGIIAKLVSEALDGEDLGAQEAALAAGASWFKADRAAMLPQIMPTFTSQTLYTFEINIRASAVIGLVGAGGLGVLIDNVRSFFRYHELSLIILEILVMVLVLESLSAWLRKRLV
- the phnC gene encoding phosphonate ABC transporter ATP-binding protein encodes the protein MPAIAAPGGAPIRFERVGVTYPNGHTGLKDLDVEIPAGQMVGVVGLSGAGKSTLIRSINGLVPISSGEITVGGRALSTLRGRGLRELRSEIGMVFQSFNLAKRTTVLNNVLMGRLHGTPAWRSLLAAWKSDDIELAMRALERVEIVSKAYEKASSLSGGQQQRVAIARTLAQKPQVILADEPVASLDPPTSHVVMRDLQRINAELGITVVVNLHFLDLARRYSDRLIGLRAGEIVFDGSGAEADEAVFENIYGRSLTAEDVLEAKPEL